The Gemmata palustris genome includes a region encoding these proteins:
- a CDS encoding lipoxygenase family protein, whose amino-acid sequence MSAFLPAFDPDPETRAAGRTAKLREYTYNHDYVSPLAFVGEVPSRDRFPIDFTTLVLGKIMTNVANQADADSALRRRLRVMDTPITDMVLAGSTAVRAVGAAVGAVIGAAADARRLQTIDDYNALFHVIGLPPIAKDFEFDSTFAELRLAGPNPVMIHRIDKPDDRFPVTDAHFQVALPGDALAAAGADGRLFLVDYQKLDGVETGVSPCGLPKYLYAPLALFAVNTDTRKLVPVAIQCKQRPGPENPIFTPDDGYNWRIAKTIVEIADGNYHEAITHLGRTHLTVEPFVVAAHRQFGPNHPLNVLLQPHFGGTLAINHLARLKLISPDGVIDRLLGAKISAALGLSAWGVQGHAFMDLLPPASFRRRGVDNTATLPSYSYRDDALLHWEAVREWVATYLRCFYRSDAEVAADIEVAAWLTEASAKTGGRINGIEPARTFAELVDVTALVIFTASAQHAAVNFPQYDIMSYAPAMPLAGYAPAPTSKTGATEADYMAMLPPRDQAALQMNTGFMLGTAHYTRLGHYEPGYFGEPRINELAARFAAKMDEIEATITERNRHRRPYPFMLPSGVPQSINI is encoded by the coding sequence ATGAGTGCATTTCTACCCGCGTTCGATCCGGACCCGGAAACCCGTGCCGCGGGGCGGACCGCGAAACTGCGTGAGTACACATACAACCACGACTACGTTTCGCCGCTCGCGTTCGTCGGGGAAGTGCCCAGCCGCGACCGGTTCCCCATCGACTTCACCACGCTCGTTCTCGGCAAGATCATGACGAACGTGGCGAACCAGGCCGACGCGGATTCCGCGCTGCGCCGGCGCCTGCGCGTGATGGACACCCCGATCACCGACATGGTGCTCGCCGGGTCGACCGCCGTTCGCGCCGTCGGCGCCGCGGTGGGTGCCGTGATCGGGGCGGCGGCGGACGCCCGTCGGTTGCAAACGATCGACGACTACAACGCGCTCTTCCACGTCATCGGGCTGCCGCCGATCGCGAAGGACTTTGAATTCGACAGCACGTTCGCGGAGTTGCGGCTCGCCGGGCCGAACCCGGTGATGATTCACCGGATCGACAAACCGGACGATCGGTTCCCGGTCACGGACGCGCACTTTCAGGTGGCGCTGCCCGGCGACGCCCTCGCGGCGGCCGGGGCGGATGGGCGGCTGTTTCTGGTGGACTACCAGAAACTTGACGGGGTCGAAACTGGGGTGAGCCCGTGTGGGCTGCCGAAGTACCTCTACGCCCCACTCGCGCTGTTCGCGGTGAACACGGACACGCGAAAACTGGTCCCGGTCGCGATCCAGTGCAAGCAGCGACCGGGGCCGGAAAACCCGATCTTCACGCCGGACGACGGCTACAACTGGCGGATCGCCAAGACGATCGTGGAAATCGCCGACGGGAACTACCACGAGGCGATCACGCACCTCGGGCGCACGCACCTGACGGTCGAGCCGTTTGTGGTCGCGGCGCACCGGCAGTTCGGTCCGAATCACCCGCTCAATGTGCTGCTCCAACCGCACTTCGGCGGCACGCTCGCGATCAACCACCTCGCGCGCCTCAAACTGATTTCGCCCGACGGCGTCATAGACCGGCTCCTCGGCGCGAAGATCTCCGCGGCGCTGGGGCTTAGTGCATGGGGGGTGCAGGGCCATGCGTTCATGGATCTGCTGCCACCGGCGTCGTTCCGGCGCCGCGGGGTCGATAACACGGCCACCTTGCCGAGTTACTCTTACCGCGACGACGCCCTCCTGCACTGGGAGGCCGTTCGCGAGTGGGTCGCGACGTATCTGCGGTGCTTCTACCGGTCCGATGCCGAAGTCGCGGCGGACATCGAAGTCGCGGCGTGGCTCACGGAGGCGTCCGCGAAGACCGGCGGGCGCATCAACGGGATCGAACCGGCCCGCACCTTCGCGGAACTGGTCGACGTGACCGCGCTTGTGATTTTCACCGCGAGCGCGCAGCACGCGGCGGTGAACTTCCCGCAATACGACATCATGAGTTACGCCCCCGCGATGCCGCTCGCGGGTTACGCCCCCGCGCCCACGAGCAAGACCGGTGCTACAGAAGCCGACTACATGGCGATGCTGCCACCCCGGGACCAGGCCGCGCTCCAGATGAACACCGGCTTTATGCTCGGAACGGCGCACTACACGCGGTTGGGGCACTACGAGCCGGGGTACTTCGGCGAACCACGCATTAACGAATTGGCGGCGCGCTTCGCCGCGAAGATGGACGAGATCGAGGCCACTATCACGGAACGAAATCGGCACCGCCGGCCGTACCCGTTTATGCTGCCATCGGGTGTCCCGCAGAGCATCAACATTTAA